One genomic window of Thermithiobacillus plumbiphilus includes the following:
- a CDS encoding MbcA/ParS/Xre antitoxin family protein, whose amino-acid sequence MLTPEKAALPDRKRLSEVALKAFFNLAEHWQLNRKEAMTLLGLESTSTYANWKAGKAGGLPRDTLERISYLLGIHKALRILFSRHPESVYTWVRKPNADPLFANRSALDFMLSGQVADLFLVRQHLDSVRGGWA is encoded by the coding sequence ATGCTCACTCCTGAAAAAGCCGCCTTACCGGATCGCAAACGCCTGAGCGAAGTCGCCCTGAAGGCGTTTTTCAACCTCGCCGAGCACTGGCAATTGAATCGCAAGGAAGCCATGACCCTGCTGGGCCTGGAAAGCACCTCGACCTACGCGAACTGGAAGGCCGGCAAGGCGGGTGGACTTCCCCGCGATACCCTGGAACGCATCTCCTACCTGCTGGGCATCCACAAAGCGCTTCGCATCCTGTTTTCCCGCCATCCAGAGTCCGTGTATACCTGGGTGCGCAAGCCAAATGCAGATCCGCTTTTCGCCAACCGCTCCGCCCTAGACTTCATGCTGTCCGGCCAGGTCGCCGATCTTTTCCTGGTGCGGCAGCACCTCGACAGCGTGCGCGGCGGCTGGGCGTGA
- a CDS encoding mercuric transporter MerT family protein has translation MNLESQVRPAIPAQESTEATGHVSTPSARTGLIGAILAGIAASLCCVGPLVLLLLGIGGAWVASLSALEPFRPLFIAFTLGFLGYAFYKVYKPASASNCSVDGVCAQPSAERRNKLILWTITVLIMALLAFPYYGQWLI, from the coding sequence ATGAATCTGGAAAGCCAAGTCAGGCCAGCCATACCCGCTCAGGAAAGTACCGAAGCCACTGGCCATGTCTCCACACCATCGGCTCGTACCGGACTGATTGGCGCGATTCTGGCTGGCATCGCCGCCTCGCTCTGCTGCGTCGGTCCCCTGGTGCTGCTGCTGCTCGGCATCGGCGGGGCCTGGGTGGCGTCACTGTCCGCACTCGAACCCTTTCGGCCCTTATTCATCGCGTTTACCCTGGGATTTCTCGGCTATGCCTTCTACAAGGTGTATAAGCCGGCTTCTGCCTCAAACTGCAGCGTCGATGGCGTCTGCGCCCAACCCAGTGCGGAGCGCCGCAACAAGCTCATTCTGTGGACCATCACGGTCCTGATTATGGCGCTCCTGGCCTTCCCCTACTATGGCCAATGGCTGATCTGA
- a CDS encoding LysR family transcriptional regulator — protein MDTRALRYFVAIHEAGSISAASRRLFVAQPALSSMLAQLEDQLGTILFVRHRKGVTVTEDGQKLYAHARRILGELGALENLFQTPAETAPLHLALMPALSAARVGEFLKQLLVNQPQLKLRLAELGEEAEARLVAERLRRTDENFVPLWEERYVLALPHGHALTLKPAIRLQDLHGLPLIERCQCELHDEVASALARYRVEPEIVARAQHEEWALALVAAGVGVALLPEGSVQHHPDITTRPLEGLRLSRRVGLAYDPGTPPSFGLQAALDTCRNHAKMQAAG, from the coding sequence ATGGATACGCGCGCACTGCGCTATTTCGTTGCCATCCATGAGGCCGGGAGCATCTCGGCGGCATCCAGGCGTCTTTTCGTGGCGCAGCCCGCCCTCTCCAGTATGCTGGCGCAACTGGAGGACCAGCTTGGCACAATCCTCTTCGTACGGCACCGCAAGGGTGTCACTGTCACCGAAGACGGCCAGAAACTCTATGCACACGCACGCCGGATTCTAGGAGAACTCGGAGCGCTCGAGAACCTGTTCCAGACACCAGCCGAGACCGCGCCCTTGCACCTGGCCCTCATGCCGGCACTGAGCGCGGCGCGTGTGGGAGAATTCCTGAAGCAGCTTCTGGTGAACCAGCCGCAGCTCAAACTTCGGCTGGCGGAACTGGGGGAAGAGGCCGAGGCGCGGCTTGTGGCCGAGCGGTTGCGGCGCACGGACGAGAACTTCGTGCCGCTATGGGAGGAGCGCTATGTGCTGGCTCTGCCCCATGGTCATGCGCTGACGCTGAAACCGGCTATCAGACTGCAGGACCTGCATGGTCTGCCGCTGATCGAGCGTTGCCAATGTGAGCTGCACGACGAGGTTGCCAGCGCCCTAGCCCGTTATCGGGTAGAGCCCGAGATCGTCGCCCGCGCCCAGCATGAGGAATGGGCCCTGGCCCTGGTGGCGGCCGGGGTTGGCGTGGCCTTGCTGCCCGAGGGCAGTGTGCAGCATCACCCGGACATCACGACACGGCCGCTCGAAGGCTTGCGCCTGAGCCGCCGGGTAGGACTGGCCTATGATCCGGGCACGCCACCATCCTTTGGGTTACAGGCGGCGCTGGATACGTGCCGTAATCACGCCAAGATGCAGGCTGCAGGCTAG
- a CDS encoding MerR family DNA-binding protein: MAALSEGGLSIGQVAKAANVNVETVRYYERRSLLQQPEKGLQSIRRYPADAVTRIRFIKHAQDLGFTLEEIKALMALRASAQTPCTEVKHRAEQKLAAVHQKIEHLQALERVLRDMIQACEQEPRPELECPILAALDSQEGSTRR; the protein is encoded by the coding sequence GTGGCGGCCCTTTCTGAAGGCGGGCTGAGCATCGGACAGGTAGCGAAGGCTGCGAACGTCAATGTCGAGACGGTGCGCTATTATGAGCGCCGCAGTCTCCTGCAGCAGCCGGAGAAGGGCCTGCAAAGTATCCGCCGCTATCCAGCCGATGCGGTCACGCGCATTCGTTTCATCAAGCACGCGCAGGACCTCGGTTTCACACTGGAAGAGATCAAGGCGCTAATGGCTCTGCGGGCCAGCGCGCAGACCCCCTGCACGGAGGTCAAACACCGGGCGGAACAAAAGCTTGCCGCCGTGCATCAAAAAATCGAGCACCTGCAGGCGCTTGAACGCGTGTTGCGCGATATGATTCAGGCCTGCGAGCAGGAGCCTCGACCGGAACTCGAATGTCCCATTCTCGCCGCCCTGGATTCTCAGGAAGGCAGCACAAGGAGATAA
- a CDS encoding ribbon-helix-helix domain-containing protein, whose protein sequence is MPQSDTKVLTAHVPLPLAEQVDQMAARLERSRGWIIKQALAAWLEQEEERNRLTREALADVDAGQVIDHQAVQAWADSLDTDKPLPLPR, encoded by the coding sequence ATGCCACAGTCCGATACCAAGGTATTGACCGCACACGTTCCCTTGCCGCTGGCCGAACAGGTCGACCAGATGGCCGCTCGCCTGGAGAGATCGCGCGGCTGGATCATCAAGCAGGCACTGGCGGCCTGGCTCGAGCAGGAGGAAGAGCGCAACCGCTTGACCCGCGAGGCCCTGGCCGATGTGGATGCCGGCCAAGTTATCGACCACCAGGCCGTGCAGGCCTGGGCAGATAGTCTGGACACTGACAAACCGCTGCCACTGCCACGCTGA
- a CDS encoding DUF192 domain-containing protein, with translation MRSGRTESGLIVVGTSHFQYGIQKHNDAAKGTLMRFQSTIFLLLVLCSACARPPEAQHDQVSFLDNNHHVLATVAVEIADTHAKQTRGLMGRRLPDDDRHGMLFVFENAAPRVFWMHNTPGPLDMIFMDESGRVLNIVENAAPYSRQHHASHGPARYVVEVPGGFAARHRILPGTRMGF, from the coding sequence ATGCGTTCAGGTCGCACAGAAAGTGGGCTCATCGTTGTGGGTACTTCGCATTTTCAGTACGGTATTCAGAAGCACAATGACGCCGCCAAAGGCACCCTGATGCGTTTTCAGAGCACAATATTCCTGCTGCTCGTGCTTTGTTCCGCCTGCGCACGTCCTCCCGAAGCGCAGCACGATCAGGTCAGCTTTCTGGATAATAATCATCACGTGCTCGCCACGGTGGCGGTGGAAATCGCCGACACACACGCGAAACAGACGCGGGGCCTGATGGGACGACGCCTGCCCGACGATGATCGCCATGGCATGCTCTTTGTTTTTGAGAATGCCGCACCGCGGGTCTTCTGGATGCATAACACGCCGGGGCCGCTGGATATGATCTTCATGGACGAGAGCGGGCGCGTGCTCAACATTGTTGAGAATGCCGCACCCTATTCCCGGCAACATCATGCCTCACATGGGCCGGCCCGCTATGTCGTGGAAGTGCCAGGTGGCTTCGCGGCCCGCCACCGGATTCTACCGGGCACCCGCATGGGATTTTAG
- the parS gene encoding type II toxin-antitoxin system Xre/ParS family antitoxin has protein sequence MSELQAIHEILGGYKVLHDSPKASADAIEMLRLGLPVEAVEAVRLRLDMSKEEISRHVGISRRTLFRLHERDRLKPDESNRLFRLASITAKAEKVFSNQEKAHLWLRRANRALQGQAPIDLLDTDVGTCEVEDVLDRIYFGVYS, from the coding sequence ATGTCTGAGCTTCAGGCCATTCACGAGATTCTGGGAGGTTACAAGGTGCTGCATGACAGTCCCAAAGCTTCAGCGGATGCGATCGAAATGTTGCGTTTGGGGTTGCCGGTCGAAGCTGTCGAGGCGGTACGCCTGCGCCTGGACATGAGCAAGGAAGAAATATCCCGGCACGTAGGGATTTCTCGGCGCACCCTGTTTCGGCTGCATGAACGGGATCGCCTCAAGCCTGATGAGTCCAATCGTCTGTTTCGGTTGGCGAGTATCACCGCCAAAGCGGAAAAGGTGTTCTCGAATCAAGAAAAGGCGCACCTCTGGTTGCGGCGGGCGAATCGCGCCCTGCAGGGCCAAGCCCCCATCGATTTGCTGGATACCGATGTGGGCACCTGCGAGGTGGAGGACGTACTGGATCGAATTTACTTTGGCGTGTATAGCTGA
- a CDS encoding NAD(P)-dependent oxidoreductase — translation MNISFLGTGLMGQPLATRLLQAGHSVTVWNRSIQKTRELAAAGAEVTDNPAQAIAAGKVVFTMLSDAAALREVLLHESARGQLQGRSIIQMATIGPQQSRELAADLHALGAEYLEAPVLGSIPEARNGTLLIMAGGPEALYQRMDALLQVLGTPRRVGEIGQAAALKLALNQLIAGLTSSFALSLGFVREQGVPVDNFMDILRQSALYAPTFDKKLQRMLDRDYSNPNFPTRHLLKDVRLFLEESATLPLDPAALDGMRGILERSISQGLADGDYSALYDAVHREDKDRD, via the coding sequence ATGAATATCAGCTTTCTCGGCACAGGCCTGATGGGCCAGCCTTTGGCGACACGCCTGCTGCAAGCCGGCCATAGCGTCACCGTCTGGAACCGTTCAATACAAAAGACGCGTGAACTGGCTGCTGCGGGCGCCGAGGTAACCGATAACCCCGCGCAGGCCATCGCCGCCGGCAAGGTGGTGTTTACCATGCTGAGCGATGCCGCGGCACTACGCGAGGTGTTGCTGCACGAGTCCGCTCGTGGTCAGCTCCAGGGCCGCAGCATCATCCAGATGGCTACCATCGGCCCGCAGCAGAGCCGGGAGCTTGCCGCCGACTTACATGCCCTTGGCGCGGAATACCTCGAAGCGCCGGTTCTCGGCAGCATCCCCGAGGCCCGGAACGGCACGCTCCTGATCATGGCTGGCGGACCGGAGGCGCTTTATCAGCGCATGGACGCGCTGCTGCAGGTGCTCGGAACGCCCCGGCGCGTGGGCGAGATCGGCCAGGCGGCCGCTCTCAAACTCGCCCTCAATCAGCTCATTGCAGGTTTGACCTCGAGCTTCGCCCTGAGCCTTGGTTTCGTGCGTGAACAGGGCGTGCCGGTGGATAATTTCATGGACATCCTGCGTCAATCCGCCCTCTACGCCCCGACCTTCGACAAGAAGCTCCAGCGCATGCTCGACCGGGATTACAGTAACCCCAACTTTCCCACCCGGCATCTCCTGAAAGACGTGCGGCTGTTTCTGGAAGAAAGTGCAACCCTCCCACTCGACCCTGCTGCCCTGGACGGAATGCGTGGCATCCTCGAACGGTCCATATCTCAAGGCCTCGCCGACGGAGATTATTCAGCGCTATATGATGCGGTGCATCGGGAGGACAAAGACCGCGACTGA
- a CDS encoding RES family NAD+ phosphorylase, with protein MSASLEDLLPGRAGPIQTYRLVASAHPAISLFGDLEDLSPEDWDLAYALEAMTNPRLRDERGELVLIPQAERVYGPGSSLIMAAFAYRNPRGSRFSDGSFGVYYCAELEETAIREVAYHMGKFFGATQEAPQTFVARNIGAELEGSAYDVFALNEPWLRDDDYSACQAFARQARVQVDCLRYQSVRHPGQVAYAVFRPKALRNARHIRYVELYWDGNRFTHAANISLEL; from the coding sequence GTGAGCGCCAGCCTGGAAGATCTGCTGCCTGGGCGTGCAGGCCCGATCCAGACCTATCGTCTGGTAGCGTCCGCACACCCGGCCATCAGCCTGTTTGGGGACTTGGAAGACCTGAGCCCGGAGGACTGGGACCTCGCCTATGCCCTGGAAGCCATGACCAACCCCCGACTGCGTGACGAGCGGGGGGAATTGGTACTCATCCCGCAGGCTGAGCGAGTCTACGGGCCGGGATCATCACTGATCATGGCGGCTTTCGCCTACCGCAATCCACGCGGCAGCCGCTTCAGCGACGGGAGTTTTGGGGTTTACTACTGCGCCGAACTGGAGGAAACCGCGATTCGCGAGGTGGCCTACCATATGGGGAAGTTCTTTGGCGCCACACAGGAAGCGCCGCAGACCTTCGTGGCGCGCAACATCGGGGCGGAACTGGAGGGCTCGGCTTACGATGTGTTCGCCCTGAACGAGCCCTGGCTGCGCGATGACGACTACAGCGCCTGTCAGGCCTTCGCCCGGCAGGCGCGGGTGCAGGTGGATTGCCTGCGTTACCAAAGCGTGCGGCACCCAGGCCAGGTCGCCTATGCCGTGTTTCGGCCGAAGGCCCTGCGCAATGCCCGGCACATCCGCTATGTGGAACTCTACTGGGATGGCAACCGCTTCACCCACGCCGCCAACATCAGCCTGGAACTTTGA
- a CDS encoding RES family NAD+ phosphorylase, translating into MRVWRICHADYRQSVFSGEGARRAGGRWNSRGVPVVYTSAHLSLAALELFVHLDTDLIPDQMLAAAADIPDDLHIEQITSRDLPENWHTNQCLEHLRAMGDAWNAQGRSAVLAVPSVPIPQEFNYLLNPLHADFQRIRCGVEVQEFRYDPRLWRAGKI; encoded by the coding sequence ATGCGCGTCTGGCGGATCTGCCACGCTGACTATCGGCAATCCGTCTTTAGCGGCGAGGGCGCCCGCCGCGCGGGTGGGCGCTGGAACAGCCGGGGCGTTCCGGTCGTCTATACCTCCGCCCATCTCTCTCTGGCCGCACTGGAATTGTTCGTCCACCTGGATACTGATCTGATACCGGATCAGATGTTAGCTGCCGCCGCAGATATTCCTGATGATCTTCATATTGAACAGATCACGTCACGCGATCTGCCCGAGAATTGGCATACCAATCAATGTCTGGAACATCTGCGTGCAATGGGCGATGCCTGGAACGCACAAGGTCGCAGCGCCGTCCTGGCGGTTCCCTCTGTGCCGATCCCGCAGGAATTCAATTATCTGCTCAACCCGCTCCACGCGGATTTTCAACGCATCCGCTGTGGCGTTGAAGTGCAGGAGTTCCGGTATGATCCGCGCTTGTGGAGAGCGGGCAAGATTTGA
- a CDS encoding NAD(P)/FAD-dependent oxidoreductase: MKTYDLVIIGSGTAAMVAAMRTRAAGWQVAVIDFRPFGGTCALRGCDPKKMLIRGAVTVDEAHRMREKGVEGALHINWPGLMAFKRTFTDPVPEKQERRYAEKEIDTYHGQARFTGRNTLVVNDTHIEGRHILIAAGAQPIRLGIPGEGYLADNEDFLRLEQLPRRIVLVGGGYIAAEFSHIAARAGAEVTILQRGARILKQFDPELVGWLMEKFLEIGVDVRTGTTVDAIEKTGTGFLVHTSAENGARTFEADLVVHASGRAPALEALDLDAAGIAHEKGQLKLNEYLQSVSNEAIYAAGDAAQMGPPLTPVSSHDAKVVVANLLEGNRHKPDYRGVPSVAFTIPPIAAVGLSEDQARRQGLKFRMQSQKASDWFTARQAAEKIYGFKVLVDDATDRVLGGHLVGPHADEVINLFALAIRHNLTAEDLKTTMFAYPTGASDIGYML, from the coding sequence ATGAAAACCTATGATCTGGTGATTATTGGCAGTGGGACCGCGGCAATGGTCGCGGCGATGCGCACCCGCGCGGCCGGCTGGCAGGTCGCGGTAATTGATTTCCGGCCCTTTGGCGGCACATGCGCCTTGCGGGGCTGCGATCCGAAAAAGATGCTGATCAGAGGCGCGGTTACCGTTGATGAGGCCCATCGCATGCGCGAGAAGGGTGTGGAAGGCGCCTTGCACATCAACTGGCCCGGGCTGATGGCCTTCAAGCGCACGTTCACCGATCCCGTCCCTGAAAAACAGGAACGCCGCTACGCCGAGAAGGAAATCGATACCTATCACGGGCAGGCGCGTTTTACCGGCCGCAACACGCTGGTCGTCAATGACACGCATATCGAGGGCCGCCATATCCTGATTGCCGCCGGTGCACAACCCATCAGACTCGGAATTCCGGGCGAGGGATATCTGGCCGATAACGAGGACTTTCTCAGGCTGGAGCAACTGCCCCGGCGCATCGTTCTGGTGGGCGGCGGCTATATTGCCGCGGAATTCTCGCATATCGCCGCACGCGCCGGCGCCGAGGTCACCATCCTGCAGCGGGGTGCGCGGATTCTGAAACAATTCGATCCCGAACTGGTCGGCTGGCTCATGGAAAAGTTTCTGGAGATCGGAGTGGATGTGCGCACCGGGACCACGGTCGATGCCATCGAGAAGACGGGAACTGGCTTTCTCGTGCACACATCGGCAGAGAATGGAGCCCGCACTTTCGAGGCGGACCTGGTGGTCCACGCCAGCGGACGCGCACCCGCGCTCGAGGCCCTGGATCTTGATGCTGCCGGAATCGCCCATGAGAAAGGGCAACTCAAGCTGAACGAATATCTGCAGAGTGTATCGAATGAAGCCATATACGCGGCAGGTGACGCGGCGCAAATGGGACCACCGCTCACGCCGGTATCGAGCCACGATGCCAAGGTCGTCGTTGCCAATCTGCTGGAGGGCAACCGACATAAACCAGACTATCGCGGCGTGCCGAGCGTAGCCTTCACCATTCCACCGATTGCGGCAGTCGGTTTGAGCGAGGACCAGGCGCGCCGACAGGGACTCAAATTCCGCATGCAGTCCCAGAAGGCCTCGGACTGGTTTACCGCGCGCCAAGCCGCCGAAAAGATCTATGGTTTCAAGGTACTGGTCGACGACGCGACGGATCGCGTATTGGGGGGCCACTTGGTCGGGCCACATGCCGATGAAGTCATCAACCTCTTTGCGCTGGCGATTCGTCACAATCTAACGGCCGAGGACCTGAAGACCACCATGTTCGCCTACCCGACCGGGGCCTCTGATATCGGCTACATGTTGTAA
- a CDS encoding nuclear transport factor 2 family protein, which translates to MSSIRTTQEVFEDHLWQSNHGSVEEDFARNYADDVVLLTGEGIYRGLEGLRYLTNVLMQALPGACFDYYTRLVAGEMAFLEWGTQTEKSQVKDGADSYLIRNGRIIAQTIHYTVQPVSEN; encoded by the coding sequence ATGAGCAGCATCCGTACGACGCAGGAAGTATTCGAGGATCATCTCTGGCAGAGCAATCACGGCTCCGTCGAGGAGGATTTCGCCCGCAACTATGCCGATGACGTGGTACTGCTCACGGGAGAGGGGATCTATCGCGGCTTGGAAGGCCTTCGCTATCTGACGAATGTTTTGATGCAGGCCCTGCCTGGGGCGTGTTTCGATTATTACACCCGGCTGGTGGCGGGGGAGATGGCCTTTCTGGAGTGGGGCACCCAAACAGAAAAGTCTCAGGTTAAGGATGGCGCGGATTCATACCTGATCCGCAATGGCCGCATTATCGCACAGACGATCCATTATACCGTTCAGCCTGTTTCCGAGAATTGA
- a CDS encoding type II toxin-antitoxin system RelE/ParE family toxin — MELKWTSKALADLARLHDFLAPANKAAAVRTVQALAKAPTTLLTNPRIGEQLFEFAPREVRRILVGRYEVRYEIQGATLYVLRLWHTREDR; from the coding sequence ATGGAATTGAAATGGACCAGCAAGGCACTTGCTGATCTGGCGCGCCTGCATGACTTTCTTGCGCCCGCCAACAAAGCCGCCGCCGTGCGCACCGTACAGGCGCTAGCCAAGGCGCCAACCACTCTGCTGACCAACCCACGCATTGGTGAGCAATTGTTCGAGTTCGCGCCGCGCGAGGTCAGGAGGATTCTCGTGGGGCGCTACGAAGTGCGTTACGAGATCCAGGGCGCTACGCTCTACGTGCTCCGACTTTGGCACACACGCGAGGACCGCTGA
- the leuA gene encoding 2-isopropylmalate synthase, producing MSIVPASQKYQPFPPIHLPDRTWPSRVIDQAPQWCSVDLRDGNQALVEPMDLARKQRMFDTLVAMGFKEIEVGFPAASQTEFDFVRGLIEQDRIPSDVTIQVLTQAREPLIRRTLEALRGARRAIVHLYNSTSPLQRRVVFGLDRAGVVDIAVRGAALIKSLAAEQPETEWVLEYSPESFSSTELDFSLEICEAVMDVWQPTPARKIILNLPTTVEVATPNVFADQVEWFRRQLRQRECVILSVHPHNDRGTAVASAELALMAGADRVEGTLFGNGERTGNVCLVTLALNLRTQGIESGLDIRDIDALVATAEHCNQLPVHPRHPYAGELVYTAFSGSHQDAIRKGLAARDPAGFWEVPYLPLDPADVGRSYEAIIRVNSQSGKGGIAYLLERDYGVKLPRALQAEFSQIIQQITDATGKSLSAEEIWAVFQDTYLNGRQSYELLEFQEQADRAAGTLIEAVISVDGIEQRVTGQGGGPLAAFLQALNRHARTDYCIRDYQEHALGKGSDALAMAYVALEDPAGVVRYGAGRHQSITRASLQALLAALNRNVQMRET from the coding sequence ATGTCCATTGTTCCAGCCAGTCAGAAGTACCAGCCGTTTCCACCCATCCACTTGCCCGATCGGACCTGGCCATCACGGGTGATCGACCAGGCGCCCCAGTGGTGCAGCGTGGATCTGCGCGACGGCAATCAGGCCCTGGTCGAGCCCATGGACCTCGCCCGCAAGCAGCGCATGTTCGATACCTTGGTGGCGATGGGATTCAAGGAGATCGAAGTCGGTTTCCCAGCCGCCTCGCAGACCGAGTTCGACTTCGTGCGCGGCCTGATCGAGCAGGACCGGATCCCCAGTGATGTCACCATCCAGGTGCTCACTCAGGCACGCGAGCCTTTGATCCGCCGCACCCTGGAAGCCTTGCGCGGCGCCCGGCGGGCCATCGTGCATCTCTACAACTCGACCTCGCCGTTGCAGCGGCGTGTCGTGTTTGGCCTGGATCGGGCCGGAGTCGTCGACATCGCCGTGCGCGGTGCGGCCCTGATCAAATCGCTCGCCGCCGAGCAGCCGGAAACGGAATGGGTGCTGGAATATTCGCCTGAAAGCTTCTCGTCCACCGAGCTCGATTTTTCCCTGGAAATCTGCGAGGCGGTGATGGATGTCTGGCAGCCCACGCCGGCCCGGAAGATTATTCTTAACCTGCCTACTACCGTGGAAGTGGCTACCCCCAACGTCTTTGCCGACCAGGTGGAGTGGTTCCGGCGGCAGTTGCGCCAGCGCGAGTGCGTCATCCTGAGCGTGCATCCCCACAATGACCGCGGAACCGCGGTGGCGTCCGCCGAGCTTGCGCTCATGGCCGGCGCGGACCGGGTGGAGGGCACCTTGTTTGGCAATGGCGAGCGCACCGGCAATGTGTGTCTCGTGACGCTGGCGCTGAACCTGCGCACCCAGGGCATCGAGTCGGGACTGGACATCCGCGATATCGATGCCCTGGTGGCGACCGCGGAGCACTGCAATCAGTTGCCGGTGCATCCGCGCCACCCCTATGCCGGCGAACTGGTCTATACCGCCTTCTCCGGTTCGCATCAGGATGCTATCCGCAAGGGCTTGGCGGCGCGGGATCCGGCCGGCTTCTGGGAAGTCCCCTACCTGCCTCTGGACCCGGCGGATGTCGGACGCAGTTATGAGGCCATCATTCGGGTCAACAGCCAGTCCGGCAAGGGCGGCATCGCGTACCTGCTGGAGCGGGACTATGGCGTGAAACTGCCGCGCGCGCTGCAGGCCGAGTTCAGCCAGATCATTCAGCAGATTACGGACGCGACCGGCAAGTCGCTCAGTGCGGAGGAGATCTGGGCCGTCTTTCAGGACACCTATCTGAACGGGCGGCAGTCCTATGAACTGCTGGAATTCCAGGAACAAGCGGATCGTGCGGCGGGCACGTTGATCGAGGCTGTCATTTCCGTTGATGGCATCGAGCAGAGGGTAACGGGGCAAGGGGGCGGGCCCTTGGCGGCATTCTTGCAGGCCCTGAACCGGCATGCGCGAACCGACTACTGCATTCGCGACTACCAGGAGCACGCACTCGGCAAGGGCAGTGACGCGCTGGCGATGGCCTATGTGGCCCTGGAAGACCCGGCAGGTGTGGTGCGCTACGGCGCGGGGCGGCACCAGAGCATCACTCGTGCCTCGCTGCAGGCATTGCTGGCAGCGCTCAACCGGAACGTGCAGATGCGAGAGACATGA
- a CDS encoding zinc-dependent alcohol dehydrogenase family protein, whose product MQAMTINAFGDPDLFQLSELPMPVLQPGHVLIEVKATSVNPVDCLLRGMGPEFAPELPAVLHGDVAGIVKAVAPDVREFSVGDAVYGCAGGVRGTPGGALAEYMLADAALLAPKPKTLSMREAAALPLVGITAWEGIFERARVGDGDSILVQGGAGGVGLMAVQLARVAGARVYATASTPQKQALVRELGADGVIAYRDEAVESYVARLTGGQGFDVVFDTVGGGNLVRSFAAARLNGRVVTTLALGSFDLSPVHLKGLSLEVIFMLIPLLHGVNRARYGVILRQLAELVDTGKLRPVLDSHAFHMSEVAAAHALLESGGALGKIVLAWD is encoded by the coding sequence ATGCAGGCCATGACCATCAATGCGTTTGGCGATCCAGATTTGTTCCAGCTCTCCGAACTGCCCATGCCGGTGCTGCAGCCCGGCCATGTGCTGATCGAAGTAAAGGCCACCAGCGTCAATCCGGTGGACTGCCTGCTCCGGGGCATGGGGCCTGAATTCGCACCCGAGCTGCCGGCCGTGTTGCATGGAGATGTGGCCGGGATCGTCAAAGCCGTGGCGCCGGATGTGCGCGAGTTTTCCGTGGGTGATGCGGTCTATGGCTGCGCCGGCGGGGTGCGGGGCACACCGGGCGGGGCACTGGCGGAATACATGCTGGCCGATGCCGCGCTACTCGCGCCCAAGCCCAAGACCTTGTCCATGCGCGAGGCTGCGGCCCTGCCGCTGGTGGGCATCACCGCCTGGGAAGGCATCTTCGAGCGGGCACGGGTCGGTGACGGAGACAGCATTCTGGTGCAGGGCGGGGCAGGTGGGGTAGGGCTTATGGCCGTGCAATTGGCCAGGGTGGCGGGGGCGAGGGTGTACGCCACGGCATCCACACCGCAAAAGCAGGCGCTTGTGCGGGAACTCGGCGCGGATGGCGTGATCGCTTATCGCGATGAAGCAGTTGAAAGCTATGTGGCGCGCTTGACCGGCGGGCAGGGTTTCGACGTGGTGTTTGATACCGTTGGTGGCGGCAATCTGGTTCGGAGCTTCGCGGCGGCGCGGCTCAATGGCAGGGTGGTGACCACGCTGGCTCTGGGGAGCTTTGATCTCTCGCCGGTGCATCTCAAGGGCCTTTCGCTGGAAGTGATCTTTATGCTCATTCCCCTGCTGCATGGGGTGAACCGGGCGCGCTATGGCGTTATTCTGCGACAGCTCGCTGAACTGGTGGACACGGGCAAGCTCCGGCCCGTGCTCGATTCGCATGCATTCCACATGAGCGAGGTGGCCGCCGCCCATGCACTGCTGGAGTCGGGCGGGGCGCTCGGGAAGATCGTGCTGGCCTGGGATTGA